The following DNA comes from Flavobacteriales bacterium.
GGAATTGAATTAGCGGGGACACTCACTTATCCGCATGCCGATAAACCGGTTCCTGCTGTTGTGATGATTTCGGGAAGTGGTCCACAAAACCGCAATGAGGAATTATTGGGACATCAACCTTTTTTAATCATTGCCGATTATCTGAGCAGAAAAGGAATTGGCGTTTTGCGATTCGACGATCGCGGTGTGGGTCAATCGAAAGGTGAATTTCATTCAGCGACTTCCTATGATTTTTCCACCGATGCAGAAAGTGCGGTTCAGTATTTGAAAAGCAGAAAAGAAATCGATAAAAAACGAATCGGACTTGCGGGTCACTCCGAAGGCGGAATCATTGCGCCGATGGTTGCAGCGAGAAATAAAGATGTAGCTTTTATTATTCTATTGGCGGGAACCGGAATTCGTGGCGACCAGCTTTTATTGTTGCAGCAGGAATTAATCGCCCGTGCCAATGGGGAAGAGGAATCTGAAATTCAGAAAATGAAAGCCATCAATACCAAATGCTTTGAGATAATTGTCCGCAACACCGATAAAGATAAAATGGTGAACGAATTAAGAGATACCCTTAACGTATTGGCCGATCGCGATCATGTGCTCGATATTCCCACTGGTATGAATAAAAATATGTACATCAATCAAATCATATTTTCATCCACCTCTACCTGGATGCTCTATTTTATTCGTCACGATCCCGCTCTTGTTTTGAAAAAAGTGAAGTGTCCGGTTTTCATTTTAAACGGCGATAAAGATTTGCAGGTCCCCGCCAAAGAAAATGTATCCGCCATCGAAGCAGCGCTTCAGTCGGGAGGGAATAAGCATTATCAATCGAAGATTTACCCCGGACTCAATCACCTTTTCCAGCATTGTACCACAGGATCTCCCAATGAATACAACAAGATTGAAGAGACCTTCTCGGAAGAGGTGATGGGGGATATGGTTGGGATTATTTTTGGATTACCACAGGGGAAAGGAAATAGGTAGAGGGTAGTGGGAAGAGGGTAGAAGGGAAAATGGGTAGTGGGAAGAGGGTAGTGGGTAGTAAGGAAAAATAGGTAGTGGGTAGAAGGGTAGTAGGAAAAAAAAGGAGTAGTGAAATGGTAGTACACACCGCACGTCATTCAGAGCGGAGCGTGGATTCGGATGGTGCAGGGTGGGTGGCATACCACTCAGACACGAAGAGCACTCAGTTGCACTTAGAAAATTTAAAGTAGAGCACGAAGGGAAGTGGGAAGAG
Coding sequences within:
- a CDS encoding alpha/beta hydrolase, which produces MKYFLISLFSFFSCSLFAQHQAVLIGKWHGLLDVGMMELRVDFNFKVVADSMVVTMDSPDQKAFDIPVDEWSFSNGELILKLPQAQIEYKGKYEKEKISGNFRQAGQSHPLELGRNEVVKTERKRSQTIKEPIPYVSEDIVFKNKKAGIELAGTLTYPHADKPVPAVVMISGSGPQNRNEELLGHQPFLIIADYLSRKGIGVLRFDDRGVGQSKGEFHSATSYDFSTDAESAVQYLKSRKEIDKKRIGLAGHSEGGIIAPMVAARNKDVAFIILLAGTGIRGDQLLLLQQELIARANGEEESEIQKMKAINTKCFEIIVRNTDKDKMVNELRDTLNVLADRDHVLDIPTGMNKNMYINQIIFSSTSTWMLYFIRHDPALVLKKVKCPVFILNGDKDLQVPAKENVSAIEAALQSGGNKHYQSKIYPGLNHLFQHCTTGSPNEYNKIEETFSEEVMGDMVGIIFGLPQGKGNR